A stretch of Streptomyces vietnamensis DNA encodes these proteins:
- a CDS encoding NAD(P)-dependent oxidoreductase: protein MSSSRVTVLGLGPMGRALAGAFLDAGVRTTVWNRTPGREGDLAARGAVLAASAEEAVAASPLTVICLVNYDATDSVLRQPAVTDALKGRTLVNLSADVPERSRDTGRWAAEHGVGYLDGAIMTPTPTIGTPAGVFLHSGPEPLYREHRRVLDALGGTHSHLGEDIGRAAAYDIALLDVFWTSMTGYVHALAVARAEGISARELAPFAQGIGAILPPLFQEWAEDVDGGSYSGEGNPLTSAVSTMTHVVHAAEAHGIDASVMRAAEALARRAVDRGHGADGFTRVTQVMERG from the coding sequence ATGTCTTCTTCCCGCGTCACCGTTCTCGGTCTCGGGCCCATGGGGCGTGCGCTGGCCGGCGCGTTCCTGGACGCCGGAGTGCGGACCACCGTGTGGAACCGCACCCCGGGCCGGGAGGGCGACCTCGCCGCGCGGGGCGCGGTCCTGGCCGCGAGCGCCGAGGAGGCGGTCGCCGCGAGCCCGCTCACGGTGATCTGCCTGGTCAACTACGACGCCACGGACTCCGTCCTGCGGCAGCCGGCCGTCACGGACGCGCTCAAGGGCCGGACCCTGGTCAATCTGAGCGCCGACGTCCCGGAGCGGTCCCGGGACACCGGCCGCTGGGCGGCGGAGCACGGCGTCGGCTACCTGGACGGCGCCATCATGACCCCGACGCCGACGATCGGGACGCCCGCCGGGGTGTTCCTGCACAGCGGCCCGGAGCCGCTGTACCGCGAGCACCGGCGGGTCCTCGACGCCCTGGGCGGCACGCACAGCCACCTCGGCGAGGACATCGGCCGGGCCGCCGCGTACGACATCGCGCTGCTCGACGTCTTCTGGACGTCGATGACGGGGTACGTGCACGCCCTCGCGGTGGCGCGCGCGGAGGGGATCTCGGCGCGGGAGCTCGCGCCGTTCGCCCAGGGCATCGGGGCGATCCTGCCGCCGCTGTTCCAGGAGTGGGCGGAGGACGTGGACGGCGGCTCGTACTCGGGCGAGGGCAATCCGCTCACCTCGGCCGTGTCGACGATGACCCACGTGGTGCACGCCGCCGAGGCGCACGGCATCGACGCGAGCGTCATGCGCGCGGCGGAGGCGCTGGCGCGGCGGGCGGTGGACCGGGGGCACGGCGCGGACGGCTTCACGCGGGTGACGCAGGTGATGGAGCGCGGCTGA
- a CDS encoding winged helix-turn-helix transcriptional regulator, with translation MTRLRAQDTNLCGVSAAIAVIDGKWKTWLLWLLESGPHRPGELRRKIPRISEKMLTQALREMETDGLVHREVHDVVPPKTVYSLTEFGRELSELLGPLSDWGHRRLDRLTEARTVS, from the coding sequence ATGACACGCCTCCGGGCCCAGGACACGAACCTCTGCGGTGTGTCCGCCGCGATCGCCGTCATCGACGGCAAATGGAAGACGTGGCTGCTGTGGCTGCTGGAATCAGGACCGCACCGGCCCGGCGAACTGCGCCGCAAGATCCCCCGGATCAGCGAGAAGATGCTGACGCAGGCGCTGCGGGAGATGGAGACGGACGGTCTCGTGCACCGCGAGGTGCACGACGTGGTGCCGCCGAAGACCGTCTACTCGCTGACGGAGTTCGGGCGCGAACTCTCCGAACTGCTCGGCCCGTTGTCGGACTGGGGCCATCGCCGGCTCGACCGGCTGACGGAGGCGCGGACCGTCTCCTGA
- a CDS encoding PAS domain-containing protein, which produces MSAFTGATSDAVSVPGAGADLLAALLDGMDAALCAFDADGTVTHWNREAERILGWSAAEAVGRRGFEGWAARSADAEETLGRLMGAMKGPGRQVHEFVLLRKDGGRVLVRSQAAGVRGADGGPAGVYCAFSEVHVQLDLERSVALSEALFEDASWGVVLVDADLRPAVINGHAARAFGTGRTALLGRPLGDVVLHGVEELEGALQHVLAEGTPPAPAEVWVTLRTSSGERRRCWRSGFLRLSSPMAEEPVPLGVAWLFQDVTEERLAARGADRLRFRWSQLHRAGAAAAECEDPVEAATVLLDFALAGFADHALVDRPAGERRLTRALATPAGTAPGPFSPVVGGGIPLRYGPRHPALEAWDRLGTVRASAGRTAEVWAEAHQWPGDAAHALCVVLRSRGRTLGVLTFLRAACRAPFEREDVVYAESVASRVAMSLDLGEAP; this is translated from the coding sequence ATGAGTGCATTCACGGGGGCCACGAGCGATGCCGTGTCCGTCCCGGGGGCGGGGGCCGATCTACTGGCCGCGTTGCTCGACGGGATGGACGCGGCGCTCTGCGCGTTCGACGCCGACGGGACGGTCACGCACTGGAACCGGGAGGCCGAGCGGATCCTCGGCTGGTCCGCCGCCGAGGCCGTCGGGCGGCGCGGGTTCGAGGGGTGGGCGGCGCGGAGCGCGGACGCCGAGGAGACCCTCGGGCGGCTGATGGGGGCCATGAAGGGGCCCGGGCGGCAGGTCCATGAGTTCGTGTTGCTGCGCAAGGACGGCGGGCGGGTCCTCGTGCGGAGCCAGGCCGCCGGGGTGCGTGGTGCCGACGGCGGTCCCGCCGGGGTGTACTGCGCGTTCAGCGAGGTGCACGTACAGCTCGATCTGGAGCGGTCGGTCGCGCTGAGCGAGGCCCTGTTCGAGGACGCGTCGTGGGGTGTCGTCCTCGTCGACGCCGATCTGCGGCCCGCCGTCATCAACGGTCACGCCGCCCGCGCCTTCGGAACCGGGCGCACGGCCCTGCTCGGGCGGCCCCTCGGGGACGTCGTCCTGCACGGCGTGGAGGAGCTGGAGGGGGCCCTTCAGCACGTCCTGGCCGAGGGCACCCCGCCCGCGCCCGCCGAGGTGTGGGTGACGCTCAGGACCTCCTCGGGGGAGCGGCGCCGGTGCTGGCGCAGCGGCTTCCTGCGGCTGTCGTCGCCGATGGCGGAGGAGCCGGTGCCGCTGGGCGTGGCCTGGCTGTTCCAGGACGTCACGGAGGAGCGGCTCGCGGCGCGCGGGGCGGACCGGCTGCGGTTCCGGTGGAGCCAGCTGCACCGGGCGGGCGCGGCGGCCGCGGAGTGCGAGGACCCGGTGGAGGCGGCGACGGTCCTGCTCGACTTCGCCCTGGCCGGGTTCGCCGACCACGCCCTGGTGGACCGCCCGGCGGGGGAGCGGCGCCTCACCCGGGCCCTCGCCACCCCGGCGGGCACCGCCCCCGGCCCGTTTTCGCCGGTCGTCGGCGGCGGCATCCCGCTGCGGTACGGGCCCCGGCACCCCGCCCTCGAGGCCTGGGACCGGCTCGGCACGGTCCGGGCGAGCGCGGGCCGGACCGCCGAGGTGTGGGCGGAGGCCCACCAGTGGCCGGGGGACGCGGCGCACGCCCTGTGCGTGGTCCTGCGCTCCCGGGGCCGGACCCTCGGCGTCCTGACGTTCCTGCGCGCCGCCTGCCGGGCGCCCTTCGAGCGCGAGGACGTGGTGTACGCGGAGTCGGTGGCGTCCCGGGTGGCGATGTCCCTCGATCTGGGCGAGGCCCCCTAG
- the pdxH gene encoding pyridoxamine 5'-phosphate oxidase, whose translation MREQYRTTELTVADLAPEPVGQFARWFKETAENPAIHEPNAMIVSTATPEGRPSSRTVLLKHYDEAGFVFFTNYESRKGKELAANPYASLLFPWHPLARQVIVTGRAVHVGRDETVAYFRTRPHGSQLGAWASPQSQVIDSRAELLARYDELAARYPEPEQVPVPPSWGGIRVVPETVEFWQGHENRLHDRLRYVHETDGTWRVERLAP comes from the coding sequence ATGCGCGAGCAGTACCGCACCACGGAGCTGACCGTGGCAGACCTCGCCCCCGAACCGGTCGGCCAGTTCGCCCGCTGGTTCAAGGAGACCGCCGAGAACCCGGCGATCCACGAACCGAACGCGATGATCGTGTCCACCGCGACCCCCGAAGGCCGCCCGTCGTCCCGTACGGTCCTCCTGAAGCACTACGACGAAGCCGGCTTCGTCTTCTTCACCAACTACGAGTCCCGCAAGGGCAAGGAGCTGGCGGCGAACCCGTACGCCTCGCTGCTCTTCCCCTGGCACCCGCTGGCCCGCCAGGTCATCGTCACCGGCCGCGCGGTCCACGTCGGCCGCGACGAGACGGTCGCCTACTTCCGCACCCGCCCGCACGGCTCCCAGCTCGGCGCCTGGGCGAGCCCCCAGTCCCAGGTGATCGACTCCCGCGCGGAACTCCTGGCCCGCTACGACGAACTGGCCGCCCGCTACCCGGAACCCGAACAGGTCCCGGTCCCCCCGTCCTGGGGCGGCATCCGCGTCGTCCCCGAGACGGTCGAATTCTGGCAGGGCCACGAAAACCGCCTCCACGACCGCCTGCGCTACGTCCACGAGACGGACGGGACGTGGCGGGTGGAGCGGCTGGCGCCCTGA